In Candidatus Contubernalis alkalaceticus, the following proteins share a genomic window:
- a CDS encoding response regulator yields MNRKGYFDNVIQDISLLYELALVIGQSLELEENCDFFLKRLMGRKNLSFSAVWIYDRLLKGNNKDQGASLVYANPDFYMSSKHVSPEHPIFSIIYDNDYFITTTPLDILSGLVDENWIKDGACMVIPLKEIGLLTLFSFNADAFFRREELNKMKNAFLKFTVSLKGCLAHKQLLREVEEREKRTLALKESERKYRELSELLEGVLNGIPDIIGVQKPDHTILRYNKAGYEFLGKTPEEVFGKKCYELLGWQECCRPCVTEKALATNSISALEKYVPEFNVFLDCRSTPVFNENRELILIIEQLRDITESKRMEKALMKSEQRLRRINDNMMDMITQVDVNGIIKYASLSNKAILGYEPEELLGHSIFEYVHPEDLNMVLKTFQKALKTLSPNRLEFRYRHADGHYLQIETIGNLLFDEDQRVNGAIFSSRDNSALHYRLDFEHIITSISTKFINLSSDDIDNSINDALGTIGEFVNVDRSYVFLLNPNASAVDNTHEWCAQSIESQIDNLKGIPVELIPWWMKKIERREHIYIPNVEEMPSEASSEQSMLKAQGIRSVVVLPLFYRKTLSGFLGFDAVKEFRTWSEENIALLNVAGEIFINAIERKKADKQIAHYTMEIERKNKELEAAKLQAEKANRLKSEFLANMSHEIRTPLNVITGVTDLVMDMEVKSEQREYIEMINDSAGSLLNIINDILDFSKIEAGKLEINEMLFNVNETVERAISSLAMRAHQKGLELLLYIKKDVPAILMGDPSRLQQVLVNLISNAIKFTETGEIMVTVEKVDGSIGKAKLEFAVHDTGIGIPKDEQESIFQSFSQVDGSMSRKFGGTGLGLAISKRLVEMMGGAIRVKSKEGVGSTFAFSIVFKVSSQETLEEVEPVEFELTSLQVLIIDDNKANRMILQEILNKWKIKNTAVASGKEGLDKLKEFYEGPMPFNLVLLDAQMPEMDGFTVADIIRKEISFENIIIMMLSSIDIRFDKMDKNKLKIDAFLVKPVKQSELYNALIEVAGKQYQAPNITYIESEEDITENEITPQIDSGDIIKILLVEDNIMNQKLATTILSRKGWKVGVANNGMEALECLGNNPYDLILMDVQMPEMDGFQATARIRQKEQETGKHIPIIAMTAHAMKGDMERCLQAGMDDYISKPIDAKKLYLMVEEGIQKIRAKH; encoded by the coding sequence ATGAATAGAAAAGGTTACTTTGATAATGTTATCCAGGATATATCTCTTCTGTATGAGCTGGCATTGGTTATTGGGCAATCTTTAGAGTTAGAAGAAAACTGCGATTTTTTCCTGAAAAGGCTAATGGGACGGAAAAACTTAAGCTTCAGTGCCGTTTGGATTTATGATCGACTTTTAAAGGGTAATAACAAAGACCAAGGAGCTTCCCTTGTCTATGCAAACCCTGATTTTTATATGTCATCAAAACACGTTTCTCCTGAACATCCTATTTTTTCTATAATATATGATAATGACTACTTTATTACAACAACTCCTCTTGATATTTTAAGTGGATTGGTTGATGAAAACTGGATTAAAGATGGAGCATGCATGGTAATTCCATTAAAAGAAATAGGGCTATTAACGCTGTTTTCCTTTAATGCTGACGCTTTTTTTAGAAGAGAAGAATTAAATAAAATGAAGAATGCATTCTTAAAGTTTACTGTCTCATTGAAAGGATGCCTTGCTCATAAACAATTATTAAGAGAAGTTGAAGAACGGGAGAAGAGGACTTTAGCTTTAAAAGAAAGTGAAAGGAAGTACCGTGAGCTATCAGAACTATTAGAAGGTGTCTTAAACGGTATTCCTGATATAATAGGGGTACAGAAACCTGACCACACTATACTACGCTACAATAAAGCCGGTTATGAGTTTTTAGGTAAAACACCAGAGGAAGTTTTTGGGAAAAAATGCTATGAACTTTTAGGCTGGCAGGAGTGCTGCCGGCCTTGTGTAACTGAGAAAGCCCTGGCAACTAATAGTATTTCAGCTCTTGAAAAATATGTCCCAGAATTTAATGTGTTTTTAGATTGTCGCAGTACCCCTGTCTTTAACGAAAATAGAGAATTAATTCTAATAATTGAACAGCTGCGGGATATTACAGAGAGTAAACGGATGGAAAAGGCTTTAATGAAAAGTGAGCAGCGCCTAAGACGCATCAATGATAACATGATGGATATGATTACCCAGGTAGATGTTAATGGCATAATCAAGTATGCCAGCCTTTCAAATAAAGCTATTTTGGGTTATGAACCTGAAGAACTCTTGGGGCATTCAATCTTTGAATATGTTCATCCTGAAGACTTGAACATGGTATTAAAGACATTTCAGAAGGCACTAAAAACATTATCGCCGAACAGGTTAGAATTTCGTTATCGTCATGCAGATGGTCATTACTTACAAATTGAAACTATTGGTAATCTTCTTTTTGATGAAGATCAAAGAGTAAATGGTGCTATTTTTTCTTCTCGAGATAATAGTGCCCTTCACTACCGTTTAGATTTTGAACACATTATTACCTCCATTTCAACAAAGTTCATAAACCTGTCTTCTGATGATATAGACAACAGTATTAATGACGCCCTGGGAACAATAGGAGAGTTTGTAAATGTAGATCGCAGCTACGTGTTTCTTTTAAATCCCAATGCATCGGCAGTGGATAATACTCATGAGTGGTGTGCTCAAAGTATTGAATCTCAAATAGATAATCTCAAAGGAATTCCAGTGGAATTGATACCCTGGTGGATGAAAAAGATTGAGCGCAGAGAACATATTTACATTCCTAACGTAGAAGAAATGCCATCAGAAGCCTCATCTGAACAGAGCATGTTAAAAGCACAGGGTATTCGTTCTGTAGTCGTGTTACCGCTGTTTTACCGAAAAACTCTGTCGGGATTTCTGGGTTTTGATGCCGTCAAAGAGTTTAGAACATGGAGTGAGGAAAACATTGCCCTGCTAAATGTTGCAGGAGAAATATTTATTAATGCCATAGAACGTAAGAAGGCAGATAAACAAATAGCCCATTACACCATGGAGATCGAGCGGAAAAACAAAGAGTTGGAGGCAGCCAAGCTTCAGGCCGAAAAAGCTAATAGATTAAAAAGTGAATTTTTGGCAAATATGAGCCATGAAATTCGCACTCCTCTAAATGTGATTACCGGGGTGACAGATCTTGTTATGGATATGGAGGTAAAGTCAGAACAGCGGGAGTATATAGAAATGATAAATGATTCTGCCGGTTCTCTGCTTAATATCATTAATGACATTCTTGATTTTTCCAAAATAGAGGCTGGGAAGCTGGAGATAAATGAAATGCTTTTTAATGTTAATGAAACAGTGGAAAGGGCTATATCAAGTTTAGCCATGCGTGCTCATCAAAAAGGGCTGGAACTTCTATTATATATAAAAAAGGATGTGCCGGCCATTTTAATGGGTGATCCATCTCGCTTGCAACAGGTGTTGGTTAATCTTATAAGTAATGCTATCAAATTTACAGAAACAGGAGAAATAATGGTAACTGTGGAAAAAGTAGATGGCAGTATCGGAAAAGCGAAGTTAGAGTTTGCTGTGCACGATACTGGTATAGGCATCCCAAAAGATGAACAAGAATCTATATTTCAAAGTTTTAGTCAAGTAGATGGTTCTATGAGCAGAAAATTCGGCGGCACAGGTCTGGGACTTGCTATCTCAAAAAGACTGGTAGAAATGATGGGGGGGGCAATCCGAGTAAAAAGCAAAGAAGGTGTCGGGAGTACATTTGCCTTCAGTATAGTTTTCAAAGTGTCCTCTCAAGAGACTCTCGAAGAGGTTGAACCTGTTGAATTTGAACTTACATCCCTTCAAGTTTTAATCATTGATGATAATAAAGCTAATCGCATGATATTGCAAGAGATACTTAACAAATGGAAAATTAAAAACACGGCAGTTGCTAGCGGCAAAGAAGGTTTAGATAAGCTTAAAGAATTTTATGAAGGTCCCATGCCATTTAATCTAGTGTTACTAGATGCCCAGATGCCTGAAATGGATGGTTTTACAGTTGCTGATATAATCAGGAAAGAAATTTCCTTCGAAAATATTATTATCATGATGCTTTCTTCGATAGATATACGTTTTGATAAAATGGACAAAAATAAACTGAAGATAGATGCCTTTTTAGTAAAACCTGTTAAACAGTCTGAACTCTATAACGCTTTAATAGAAGTTGCTGGTAAGCAGTATCAAGCTCCAAATATAACTTATATAGAATCTGAGGAAGATATAACTGAGAATGAAATAACTCCTCAGATTGACTCTGGTGATATAATTAAGATTCTTCTGGTAGAAGATAATATAATGAATCAGAAATTAGCCACGACTATTTTGAGCAGGAAAGGTTGGAAGGTTGGTGTGGCAAACAATGGAATGGAAGCTTTGGAATGCTTGGGAAATAATCCTTATGATCTTATATTGATGGATGTTCAGATGCCTGAGATGGACGGTTTCCAAGCAACAGCACGCATCAGGCAAAAAGAGCAGGAAACAGGGAAGCACATTCCAATTATTGCCATGACAGCTCATGCTATGAAAGGTGATATGGAAAGATGTTTGCAGGCGGGTATGGATGATTATATTTCTAAGCCCATTGATGCTAAAAAACTTTATTTAATGGTGGAGGAAGGTATCCAGAAAATCAGGGCAAAGCATTAA
- a CDS encoding FIST signal transduction protein, with translation MYLSNPEVQEIVRATKELNSSEGRVVFIVMGEKSTVNVPELISGLNDEKINFFGGIFPGVIYDEKQTDSGVVLESFPVLYGPYVINDLDRNDFQLPEFTAIHGEADKKHSALILVDGLTGNIADFLSQLFSRLARSVNYFGGGAGSISLEQKPCLFSPQGFFQDAAIVTFLALECKLGVRHGWERIMGPLVATKTSKNRVIELNWQKAYDVYREIVEDNSEKKFTANNFFDIAKGFPFGMLKDYVECVVRDPIAVGEEGELICVGEVPENSVLDILKGTDTALIEAAGQAAADCMEAKGEKITHTMVIDCISRVLFLEKNFPVELKKVKQNLSAICEDILPFGMLTLGEISSYGEGYLEFFNKTIVTGVFYE, from the coding sequence ATGTACTTATCCAACCCAGAAGTTCAAGAAATTGTTAGAGCTACTAAAGAGTTGAATTCTTCAGAAGGAAGAGTTGTATTTATTGTGATGGGAGAAAAAAGCACTGTAAATGTGCCGGAACTCATCTCAGGCTTAAATGATGAAAAAATTAATTTTTTTGGCGGTATCTTCCCTGGAGTTATTTATGATGAGAAACAGACGGATAGTGGAGTTGTGTTAGAAAGCTTTCCGGTTTTATACGGTCCTTATGTCATAAACGATTTGGATAGGAATGATTTTCAACTTCCAGAGTTTACAGCAATACATGGGGAAGCTGACAAAAAACATTCGGCCCTAATTCTGGTTGACGGTCTTACAGGCAATATAGCTGACTTCTTATCCCAGCTTTTTAGCAGACTGGCACGTTCTGTTAATTATTTCGGTGGTGGAGCAGGTTCAATTTCACTAGAGCAAAAACCTTGTCTTTTTTCACCCCAGGGGTTTTTCCAGGATGCAGCTATAGTTACATTTCTAGCACTGGAATGTAAATTAGGAGTCAGGCATGGTTGGGAGCGGATTATGGGACCATTGGTGGCAACAAAAACCAGCAAGAACAGGGTAATTGAACTTAATTGGCAAAAGGCTTATGATGTTTATAGAGAAATTGTGGAGGATAATTCAGAAAAAAAATTCACAGCCAATAACTTTTTTGACATTGCAAAGGGCTTTCCATTTGGCATGCTAAAAGATTATGTAGAATGTGTTGTGCGTGATCCTATAGCTGTTGGTGAAGAAGGGGAACTTATCTGTGTAGGAGAAGTTCCGGAAAATAGTGTTCTGGATATTTTAAAAGGGACTGATACTGCCCTTATAGAGGCGGCAGGGCAGGCAGCTGCAGACTGTATGGAGGCAAAAGGGGAAAAAATTACCCACACTATGGTTATAGATTGTATTTCCAGGGTGCTGTTTCTAGAAAAGAATTTTCCTGTAGAATTAAAAAAAGTTAAACAAAACCTTTCAGCCATTTGTGAAGACATTTTGCCCTTTGGGATGTTGACTCTAGGTGAAATCTCTTCTTATGGAGAAGGATATCTTGAATTTTTTAACAAAACAATTGTGACAGGAGTTTTTTATGAATAG
- a CDS encoding EAL domain-containing response regulator, protein MLNLKDIRKETALMKVLYVEDDKKSREQMTALLNKFFKKVEVAENGELGLSKFTREPSKFDIVFSDISMPVMDGLEMIKQIKEINRDIYSVIISAHNDTNTLINAIETGVKFFLIKPVNMKKFTQTVSRIIQSSIKDREINAIARLYNDPLTGLPSRTRLLLDLEQKELGFLIILDIDSFKEIVDFFGNTAADHILVAIANKLLIFFEDYTSTVYRLQADEFAIFLEIDTSNNTLEKILKELYMVLTKKLYDYDNVSIGINISIGAEVFTRSISGEKVISNAFMALGDAKEHREEYCVYNETIRKDKDFLANIQCTRNIKEAIEDDRVLVYYQPIISNLTGLVVKHECLLRIEEKNGKIIMPGEFLHFAKRAKVYPQLTRLVFDRAIEFCMEMKGDFSINISIEDMLSNNTKEYMFDILEKNISSAAKLTFEILEVENIKNYTQVNSFIQKVKKAGCKIAIDDFGTGYSNFSHLLNMGVDYLKIDGSIISSLANEGASMAIVESIVAFSKKMGIKTIAEFVSNKEIYEIQKKIGIDYAQGYYMGKPAAELIKGGEFNVLIQPRSSRNC, encoded by the coding sequence ATGTTGAACTTAAAAGATATTCGTAAAGAAACTGCTTTAATGAAAGTGCTGTATGTTGAGGATGACAAGAAAAGTAGAGAGCAAATGACTGCACTATTAAACAAGTTTTTTAAAAAAGTTGAGGTTGCTGAGAATGGTGAACTGGGTTTGTCCAAGTTTACCCGAGAACCATCTAAGTTTGATATTGTTTTTTCAGACATTTCCATGCCTGTTATGGATGGACTTGAAATGATCAAGCAGATAAAGGAAATCAACAGGGATATTTACTCTGTAATAATTTCTGCACATAATGATACGAATACTTTAATCAATGCTATTGAAACAGGAGTGAAATTTTTTCTAATTAAACCAGTTAATATGAAAAAATTTACTCAGACTGTTTCTAGAATTATTCAGAGCAGCATAAAGGATAGGGAGATAAATGCAATTGCACGACTCTATAATGATCCATTGACAGGACTGCCAAGCAGAACCAGGTTATTGCTTGACCTTGAACAAAAAGAGCTAGGATTTCTTATTATTTTGGATATTGATTCTTTTAAAGAAATTGTAGATTTTTTTGGTAATACAGCAGCTGATCACATATTAGTTGCTATTGCTAACAAGTTATTAATTTTTTTTGAAGATTATACTTCAACTGTATACAGGTTACAAGCTGATGAATTCGCCATCTTTCTAGAAATTGATACTTCAAATAATACGCTGGAAAAAATATTGAAAGAGTTATATATGGTCTTAACAAAAAAATTATACGATTATGATAATGTAAGTATTGGAATCAATATAAGTATTGGTGCAGAAGTATTTACTCGTTCCATATCAGGAGAGAAGGTTATATCTAATGCCTTTATGGCTCTGGGTGACGCCAAGGAGCATAGAGAAGAATACTGTGTTTATAATGAAACGATAAGAAAAGATAAAGACTTTCTCGCAAATATACAATGTACTAGAAATATTAAAGAAGCCATTGAGGATGACAGGGTGCTGGTTTATTATCAACCTATAATTAGTAATTTAACAGGATTAGTTGTTAAACATGAGTGTTTATTAAGGATTGAAGAGAAAAATGGCAAAATCATTATGCCAGGAGAATTTTTGCACTTTGCAAAAAGGGCAAAGGTATATCCCCAGTTAACAAGATTAGTATTTGACAGGGCCATAGAATTTTGTATGGAAATGAAAGGAGACTTTTCAATTAATATATCGATAGAAGATATGTTAAGTAATAACACGAAGGAATATATGTTTGATATATTAGAAAAGAACATAAGCTCTGCAGCAAAGTTAACTTTTGAAATTCTTGAAGTAGAAAATATTAAAAACTACACACAAGTAAACAGTTTTATTCAAAAAGTTAAAAAAGCGGGATGCAAAATTGCCATTGATGATTTTGGTACAGGTTATTCAAACTTTTCTCATTTGCTGAATATGGGGGTAGACTATTTGAAAATAGACGGTTCTATCATATCAAGCCTGGCAAATGAGGGAGCATCAATGGCAATAGTAGAATCAATAGTGGCCTTTTCAAAAAAGATGGGTATAAAAACCATAGCGGAATTTGTCAGTAATAAAGAAATATATGAAATACAAAAAAAGATAGGAATTGACTATGCCCAGGGGTACTATATGGGAAAACCGGCTGCGGAATTAATAAAGGGAGGGGAGTTTAATGTACTTATCCAACCCAGAAGTTCAAGAAATTGTTAG
- a CDS encoding sensor histidine kinase yields the protein MKSQHELQEKVQKLQLLIDKLSCSNEDLKTIVEKEQLKNQEKNTFLIQKSRQALIGDIINSIAHQWRQPLNSISLAAANVAISVELDEDKREIIETTNLIVKIAGDLAQTMTDFMEFFNQEDIPVKIDLNEVLNSIIDMLQTQLYKKNIKIKNEIDDQITINTYKNDLQYVFLGVISSIIKSFADHEPENRKIIIRAWPSNNSAYQLMIEISHNAGVILSKKEPAYELDIINHIIQEALGGELKIYDKNGNTHFIIYLPKRVKEMDKK from the coding sequence ATGAAAAGTCAACATGAATTACAGGAAAAAGTGCAAAAATTACAGCTTTTAATAGATAAGCTTTCTTGTTCAAATGAGGATTTAAAAACCATAGTAGAAAAAGAGCAATTAAAAAATCAGGAAAAGAATACGTTTCTAATTCAAAAATCACGACAGGCGTTAATTGGAGACATTATTAATTCTATAGCGCATCAATGGAGACAGCCATTAAACAGTATTAGTTTAGCTGCAGCAAATGTTGCTATTTCTGTAGAATTAGATGAAGATAAGAGAGAAATAATTGAAACTACCAATTTAATTGTTAAGATTGCTGGCGACTTAGCCCAAACGATGACCGACTTTATGGAGTTTTTTAATCAGGAGGATATCCCTGTAAAGATTGACTTAAATGAAGTATTAAACTCGATTATTGATATGCTGCAGACACAGCTATACAAGAAAAACATAAAAATTAAAAATGAAATAGATGACCAGATAACAATTAATACATATAAGAATGATTTACAGTATGTATTCCTAGGTGTTATTTCCAGTATTATAAAATCCTTTGCAGATCATGAACCAGAGAATAGAAAGATTATTATTAGAGCCTGGCCTAGTAATAATTCCGCGTATCAACTTATGATAGAAATCAGCCACAATGCAGGTGTCATTTTAAGTAAGAAAGAACCTGCTTATGAACTAGATATAATAAATCATATAATTCAAGAAGCTTTAGGAGGGGAATTGAAAATCTATGATAAAAATGGTAATACACATTTTATCATCTATCTACCAAAAAGAGTAAAAGAAATGGATAAGAAGTAG
- a CDS encoding ATP-binding cassette domain-containing protein — translation MIRIDNVIFGYEKDNPILRSITLEENEPVITCLWGRNGAGKTTLMKLLAGHLRPDEGSIQIMGLAPYNNEQAVQHLCFMQEDHPFSTLWTVRNAFRFGQYYNPNWSQETAEQLLNIFKLDEKKTITKLSKGMKTALQFIIGLSSHANITIFDEPISGLDAGIRKKLYKALLESHENHPRLILLSTHHIEEVQPLCESLIVLHNGKLLMHKEIEGMRERGIWLTGEKNTLEKVVTSQKILEHIEAGNMVKAMIDAAYSKEWKETAQTYGLSIEKAKMQDYLLNITRDEEVSV, via the coding sequence GTGATTCGTATCGATAACGTCATTTTTGGCTACGAAAAGGATAACCCTATACTGCGGAGCATTACCCTTGAAGAAAATGAGCCTGTCATCACTTGCCTTTGGGGCCGTAACGGAGCCGGTAAAACAACGCTTATGAAGCTTCTGGCCGGACACCTGAGGCCTGATGAGGGAAGCATTCAAATTATGGGCCTGGCTCCTTACAATAATGAACAGGCAGTACAGCATCTTTGTTTTATGCAGGAAGATCACCCTTTCAGTACACTTTGGACTGTTCGTAACGCTTTTCGTTTCGGCCAATATTACAACCCAAATTGGAGTCAAGAGACTGCGGAACAACTGCTTAACATATTTAAATTAGATGAAAAGAAAACAATAACTAAATTGTCCAAGGGAATGAAAACTGCGCTGCAGTTTATCATAGGCCTTTCCAGTCATGCAAATATCACTATATTTGATGAACCAATCAGCGGACTGGATGCAGGAATAAGAAAAAAACTGTATAAGGCATTACTGGAAAGCCATGAAAATCATCCAAGACTGATATTACTCTCTACTCACCATATAGAGGAAGTCCAGCCATTATGTGAATCTCTCATAGTACTTCATAATGGCAAATTGCTTATGCACAAAGAAATAGAAGGAATGAGAGAAAGAGGAATCTGGTTAACTGGGGAAAAAAATACTTTGGAAAAAGTAGTGACCAGCCAAAAGATTCTGGAACATATTGAAGCCGGAAACATGGTGAAAGCCATGATCGATGCTGCTTATTCCAAAGAATGGAAAGAAACGGCGCAAACTTACGGGCTTTCTATTGAGAAGGCAAAAATGCAGGATTATTTACTAAATATTACCAGAGATGAGGAGGTATCAGTATGA
- a CDS encoding GntR family transcriptional regulator: MKAYLDESQPIFQQIAQMIMDEIIEGHIKEEEKIPSENEISRFYNINRATVRNGLQSLVEAEIIYKQRGIGMFVKKGARAKLLAERQNQYRSNYILPLLNEAKRLGMSVKEVIEIIKEDERK; the protein is encoded by the coding sequence TTGAAAGCGTATTTAGACGAATCTCAACCGATCTTCCAACAAATTGCCCAAATGATCATGGATGAGATTATTGAAGGCCATATAAAAGAAGAAGAAAAGATCCCTTCCGAAAATGAAATATCCCGTTTTTATAACATCAACAGGGCTACTGTCCGTAATGGACTTCAATCCTTAGTTGAAGCAGAGATAATATACAAACAACGGGGCATAGGGATGTTTGTCAAAAAGGGAGCCAGAGCAAAATTATTGGCAGAAAGACAAAATCAGTACCGCAGTAATTATATCCTACCGCTTTTAAATGAGGCAAAGAGACTTGGAATGAGTGTGAAAGAGGTCATTGAAATCATAAAGGAGGATGAGAGAAAGTGA